A window from Halomicrobium urmianum encodes these proteins:
- a CDS encoding spermidine synthase: MGVRRSELPEVPDVSGPEMAVFVSGVASMGLEILAGRMIAPQFGSSIYTWGTIIGVFLAALSYGYWRGGKRAASDASERRMARVFLLTALYVALLIFAGDLLMRSTVGFPLPSRLASLPAVVLLFGPPTYLLGFVSPYAAELVESTSTGEASGHVYAVGTVGSIVGAFGTTYLLIPWLSVDLIGLVFGGLSVVTAVALYGTPLSREPVFRSLGVGLLLVAAVATGVAGVGVEGVTVYETQTPYQELRVADRGDTRTLYLDGQRHSAMDKSDPTRHVFTYTRYFHASLLFTEEGVDEIDRVLFVGGGGFTGPRRFAAEYENVTVDAVELDPEVIDVAEEYFSLEESERLNVYQGDGRRFLRQTNHTYDVVVVDAFQKDKVPFHMTTREFMLLASKRMDEDGVFYMNLIAAPSGPGSEFYRAEYRTAESVYPQVYAFPTVEAPVVQNVQLVATKHDEPVTREELRQREARRDLRIDLSEEVEDYRRTSRTGDAPVLRDDRAPVDRLLDPMVGQEYVVAETGPNGSRTTAPGTPG; this comes from the coding sequence ATGGGTGTCCGCCGCTCTGAACTTCCCGAGGTCCCCGACGTGTCCGGCCCGGAGATGGCAGTGTTCGTCTCGGGCGTCGCCAGCATGGGCCTGGAGATCCTCGCGGGGCGGATGATCGCGCCGCAGTTCGGCAGCAGCATCTACACGTGGGGGACGATCATCGGGGTGTTCCTGGCGGCGCTGAGCTACGGGTACTGGCGCGGGGGCAAGCGGGCGGCCAGCGACGCCTCCGAGCGGCGGATGGCGCGGGTCTTCCTGCTGACGGCGCTGTACGTCGCGCTGCTGATCTTCGCCGGCGACCTGCTGATGCGGTCGACGGTGGGGTTCCCGCTGCCCTCGCGGCTGGCGTCGCTGCCCGCGGTCGTCCTCCTGTTCGGCCCGCCGACGTACCTGCTGGGGTTCGTCAGCCCCTACGCGGCGGAGCTGGTCGAGTCCACCAGCACGGGCGAGGCGTCGGGCCACGTCTACGCGGTGGGGACGGTCGGCAGCATCGTCGGCGCGTTCGGGACGACCTATCTCCTGATCCCGTGGCTGAGCGTCGACCTGATCGGCCTCGTCTTCGGGGGGCTGTCGGTGGTCACCGCGGTCGCGCTGTACGGAACGCCGCTGTCTCGCGAGCCAGTGTTCCGGAGCCTCGGCGTGGGACTCCTGCTGGTCGCCGCCGTCGCCACGGGCGTCGCCGGCGTCGGCGTCGAGGGCGTGACCGTCTACGAGACCCAGACGCCCTACCAGGAGCTGCGGGTCGCCGACCGCGGGGACACCCGGACGCTGTACCTCGACGGTCAGCGCCACAGCGCCATGGACAAATCCGACCCGACGCGGCACGTCTTCACCTACACGCGGTACTTCCACGCCTCGCTGCTGTTCACGGAGGAGGGGGTCGACGAGATCGACCGCGTGCTGTTCGTCGGCGGCGGCGGGTTCACCGGCCCGCGGCGGTTCGCCGCGGAGTACGAGAACGTCACCGTCGACGCCGTCGAACTCGACCCCGAGGTGATCGACGTCGCGGAGGAGTACTTCAGCCTGGAGGAGTCCGAGCGGCTGAACGTCTACCAGGGCGACGGCCGGCGGTTCCTCCGGCAGACCAACCACACCTACGACGTCGTCGTCGTCGACGCCTTCCAGAAGGACAAGGTACCCTTCCACATGACGACGAGGGAGTTCATGTTGCTCGCCAGCAAGCGGATGGACGAGGACGGCGTCTTCTACATGAACCTGATCGCCGCGCCCAGCGGGCCGGGGTCGGAGTTCTACCGCGCGGAGTACCGGACCGCCGAGAGCGTCTATCCGCAGGTGTACGCCTTCCCGACGGTCGAGGCCCCGGTCGTCCAGAACGTCCAGCTCGTAGCCACCAAGCACGACGAGCCCGTTACCCGCGAGGAGCTGCGCCAGCGCGAGGCTCGGCGGGACCTCAGGATCGACCTGAGCGAGGAGGTCGAGGACTACCGGCGGACGAGCCGGACCGGCGACGCGCCCGTACTGCGGGACGACCGCGCCCCCGTCGACCGCCTGCTCGACCCGATGGTCGGCCAGGAGTATGTCGTCGCCGAGACCGGCCCGAACGGGAGCCGGACGACGGCGCCGGGGACGCCCGGGTGA
- a CDS encoding aldo/keto reductase: MPIDLPRLGLGTYSDDDREQWTDNVRTALDVGFRMVDTAQVYGNETYVGEGLRQSGVDREDVFLATKTVHHDVPPSADQVPGAIDGCLDRLGVDAVDLLYVHWPSGIYEHEAVLPAYDEAYESGKTRHVGLSNFTPELIDEATDVLDAPLAAHQAEMHPLLPQEELVAHAQEHDYWLVAYSPLAKGEVFEEPAIREVAEKHDASPAQVSLAWLLEKDNVAAIPKASSREHMAANLAARDLELDQEDLDRIDAIDREHRVIDPDHGPWNW, from the coding sequence ATGCCGATCGATCTCCCCCGACTTGGGCTCGGGACGTACTCCGACGACGACCGCGAGCAGTGGACCGACAACGTCCGCACTGCACTGGACGTCGGCTTCCGAATGGTCGACACCGCGCAGGTCTACGGGAACGAGACCTACGTCGGCGAGGGGCTCCGCCAGTCCGGCGTCGACCGCGAGGACGTCTTCCTGGCGACCAAGACCGTCCACCACGACGTCCCGCCCAGCGCCGACCAGGTGCCCGGGGCCATCGACGGCTGCCTGGACCGGCTGGGCGTCGACGCGGTCGACCTCCTGTACGTCCACTGGCCCTCCGGAATTTACGAGCACGAGGCCGTCCTGCCGGCCTACGACGAGGCCTACGAGTCGGGGAAGACCCGCCACGTCGGGCTCTCGAACTTCACGCCGGAGCTGATCGACGAGGCGACGGACGTCCTCGACGCGCCGCTGGCGGCCCACCAAGCCGAGATGCACCCGCTGCTCCCCCAGGAGGAGCTGGTGGCTCACGCTCAGGAGCACGACTACTGGCTGGTGGCCTACTCCCCCCTGGCGAAAGGCGAGGTGTTCGAGGAGCCCGCCATCCGGGAGGTCGCCGAGAAGCACGACGCCAGCCCCGCGCAGGTCAGCCTCGCGTGGCTACTGGAGAAGGACAACGTCGCCGCCATCCCCAAGGCCAGCAGCCGCGAGCACATGGCGGCGAACCTCGCAGCGCGCGACCTAGAACTGGACCAGGAGGACCTCGACCGCATCGACGCCATCGACCGCGAACACCGCGTCATCGATCCCGATCACGGGCCCTGGAACTGGTAG
- a CDS encoding DUF429 domain-containing protein yields MADDVWVGAHYCGDRWLAMAFDRDGYASAAVHADVGDLWFASEDAERVVLDVPVGLPSEGANGEVVSDDAGSRRCDRLARELLGERGETVASPPVREAARKRRYAVASRAHERRTGRDLSRRAFELRDAVSVLDDLLEEFPDAREVMTASHPELAFLAAADHPAEHDRDTAGGYAERMRALASIDRDAPPAVQSAAEAAGGSDVAVADVLDAALLAYTALPRAGRLRSLPPDPPVDDRGLPKRLVYRSETPLTE; encoded by the coding sequence ATGGCAGACGACGTCTGGGTCGGGGCCCACTACTGCGGTGACCGCTGGCTGGCGATGGCCTTCGACCGGGACGGGTACGCGTCCGCCGCGGTCCACGCCGACGTCGGCGACCTCTGGTTCGCCAGCGAGGACGCCGAACGCGTCGTCCTGGACGTGCCGGTCGGACTGCCTTCGGAGGGAGCGAACGGCGAAGTCGTGAGCGACGATGCTGGGTCCCGTCGCTGCGACAGGCTGGCCCGGGAGCTGCTGGGCGAGCGCGGCGAGACGGTCGCCTCACCGCCCGTGCGGGAAGCCGCGCGGAAGCGCCGGTACGCCGTGGCCAGCCGGGCCCACGAGCGCCGGACCGGGCGCGATCTCTCGCGTCGCGCGTTCGAGCTGCGCGACGCCGTCAGCGTCCTCGACGACCTGCTGGAGGAGTTCCCGGACGCGCGCGAGGTGATGACCGCCAGCCACCCGGAACTGGCCTTCCTGGCCGCCGCGGACCACCCCGCCGAGCACGACCGCGACACCGCCGGCGGGTACGCCGAGCGGATGCGCGCGCTGGCCTCCATCGACCGCGACGCCCCGCCCGCGGTCCAGTCCGCCGCCGAGGCCGCGGGCGGGAGCGACGTGGCCGTCGCCGACGTCCTCGACGCGGCGCTGCTCGCCTACACCGCGCTCCCCCGCGCGGGCCGCCTGCGGTCGCTTCCGCCGGATCCGCCCGTAGACGACCGGGGCCTGCCGAAGCGGCTCGTCTACCGCTCGGAGACGCCCCTCACGGAGTGA
- a CDS encoding cold-shock protein produces MAQGEVDFFNDTGGYGFISTEDADDDVFFHMEDVGGPDLEEGQEVEFDIEQADKGPRATNLERL; encoded by the coding sequence ATGGCGCAAGGCGAAGTTGACTTCTTCAACGACACTGGCGGTTACGGTTTCATTTCGACTGAGGATGCGGACGACGACGTGTTCTTCCACATGGAAGACGTCGGTGGCCCGGACCTCGAAGAGGGACAGGAAGTGGAGTTCGACATCGAGCAGGCCGACAAGGGCCCCCGCGCGACCAACCTGGAGCGCCTCTAA
- a CDS encoding cold-shock protein → MASGSVDFFNDTGGYGFIETEDADDDVFFHMEDVGGPDLEEGQEVEFDIEQADKGPRASNLTRL, encoded by the coding sequence ATGGCCTCCGGATCTGTCGACTTCTTCAACGACACGGGCGGTTACGGCTTCATCGAGACCGAGGACGCGGACGACGACGTGTTCTTCCACATGGAAGACGTCGGCGGCCCGGACCTCGAGGAAGGCCAGGAAGTGGAGTTCGACATCGAGCAGGCCGACAAGGGCCCGCGCGCGTCGAACCTCACCCGACTGTAA
- a CDS encoding glutathione S-transferase family protein, whose translation MNMLVDGEWRTDVYQTTNEEGEFERQTTSFRDRIEDDPDARFQPEAGRYHLYVSYACPWAHRTLITRAIKGLEDAISVNVVDPYRDDDGWQFAPEKESCTQDTVNGADYLREVYQEADPDMTGRVTVPVLWDRQEETIVNNESEEIMRMLDTEMNGVAERDVDLYPEGYRDEVDRIVDDIYEPINNGVYRTGFADSQEAYDRAVTELFDALDHWDDVLADRRYLAGDRPTEADVAMFTTLVRFDEVYHTHFMCNHQFVREYDNLWPYLRDLYGTPGFGETVNMDHIKEHYYTTHPDVSPKRIVPMGPDPDFEASHDRNELPGDPPEALLELA comes from the coding sequence ATGAACATGCTCGTGGACGGCGAGTGGCGGACGGACGTCTATCAGACGACGAACGAGGAGGGCGAGTTCGAACGCCAGACGACGAGCTTCCGGGATCGAATCGAGGACGACCCGGACGCGCGCTTCCAGCCCGAGGCGGGCCGGTATCACCTCTACGTCTCCTACGCCTGCCCGTGGGCCCACCGGACCCTCATCACGCGGGCGATCAAGGGCCTCGAGGACGCGATTTCGGTGAACGTCGTCGACCCCTACCGCGACGACGACGGCTGGCAGTTCGCCCCCGAGAAGGAGAGCTGTACCCAGGACACCGTCAATGGCGCCGACTACCTCCGCGAGGTGTACCAGGAGGCCGACCCCGACATGACCGGCCGCGTCACCGTGCCGGTGCTGTGGGACAGACAGGAGGAGACCATCGTCAACAACGAGTCCGAGGAGATCATGCGGATGCTGGACACCGAGATGAACGGCGTCGCCGAGCGCGACGTCGACCTCTACCCCGAGGGCTACCGGGACGAGGTCGACCGGATCGTCGACGACATCTACGAGCCGATCAACAACGGCGTCTACCGGACCGGCTTCGCCGACTCGCAGGAGGCCTACGACCGCGCCGTCACGGAACTGTTCGACGCGCTCGACCACTGGGACGACGTGCTGGCCGACCGGCGCTACCTCGCCGGCGACCGCCCGACGGAGGCGGACGTCGCCATGTTCACGACGCTGGTGCGCTTCGACGAGGTGTACCACACGCATTTCATGTGCAACCACCAGTTCGTCCGGGAGTACGACAACCTCTGGCCGTACCTCCGGGACCTCTACGGGACGCCGGGCTTCGGCGAGACGGTAAACATGGACCACATCAAGGAGCACTACTACACGACCCACCCCGACGTCAGCCCGAAGCGGATCGTCCCGATGGGCCCCGACCCGGACTTCGAGGCGTCCCACGACCGCAACGAACTCCCGGGCGACCCGCCCGAAGCACTGCTCGAACTGGCCTGA
- a CDS encoding 50S ribosomal protein L16 yields the protein MSDKPASMYREIDKPAYTRREYITGIPGSKIAQHKMGDKETDPEDYPVQISLIVEEEVQIRHGSLEASRLSANRHLIKELGEGNYKMVLRKFPHQVIRENKQATGAGADRVSDGMRQAFGKIVGTAARIDANERLFTAYCDVDQADAVKEAFRRAYNKITPPCRIKVERGEELLIA from the coding sequence ATGTCGGACAAGCCAGCCTCGATGTACCGGGAAATCGACAAGCCCGCGTACACCCGACGGGAGTACATCACGGGCATTCCCGGTTCCAAGATCGCACAGCACAAGATGGGGGACAAGGAGACCGACCCCGAGGACTACCCGGTCCAGATCAGCCTCATCGTCGAGGAGGAGGTCCAGATCCGCCACGGCTCACTGGAGGCCTCGCGCCTCTCGGCCAACCGCCACCTGATCAAGGAACTCGGCGAGGGCAACTACAAGATGGTCCTCCGGAAGTTCCCCCACCAGGTCATCCGGGAGAACAAGCAGGCGACCGGCGCCGGCGCCGACCGTGTCTCCGACGGGATGCGACAGGCCTTCGGCAAGATCGTCGGCACCGCCGCCAGGATCGACGCCAACGAGCGCCTCTTCACGGCCTACTGCGACGTGGACCAGGCCGACGCCGTCAAGGAGGCGTTCCGCCGCGCCTACAACAAGATCACGCCCCCGTGCCGGATCAAGGTCGAGCGGGGAGAAGAGCTCCTGATTGCGTAA
- a CDS encoding ATP-grasp domain-containing protein has translation MLRLAVATDAATFERMREPLSERGIEVDYVETAERTLPLDGSAFGEYDVGFVFPPRLAEGGVADALLDVPWVNGREAVLRSRHKGEALARLGRADVPTPETVVVSNPVDEADLRDAFRRFDPPVVVKPNATTRGVGVAKAADLDSFLGVCDYLDLVHDYRATGDQSFLVQEFLPEARDYRAMVLDGQYVGAVERRLPDEALAEGRWKHNVHRGAEATGVDLDPDLRRLTELTAAALDVDFLGVDLLVTDDRAVVNETNARPTIDSATKYADGFWDDLAALIRETAER, from the coding sequence ATGCTCCGCCTGGCGGTGGCGACCGACGCGGCGACTTTCGAGCGGATGCGTGAGCCGCTGAGCGAGCGCGGGATCGAGGTCGACTACGTCGAGACCGCGGAGCGGACGCTCCCGCTCGACGGGTCGGCCTTCGGCGAGTACGACGTCGGGTTCGTGTTCCCGCCGCGGCTGGCGGAGGGCGGCGTGGCCGACGCGCTACTCGACGTCCCCTGGGTGAACGGCCGAGAGGCGGTCCTGCGGTCCCGGCACAAGGGCGAGGCGCTGGCGCGCCTGGGGCGAGCGGACGTCCCGACGCCGGAGACAGTGGTCGTCTCCAACCCCGTCGACGAGGCCGACCTCCGGGACGCCTTCCGGCGGTTCGATCCGCCGGTCGTCGTCAAGCCCAACGCGACGACGCGAGGCGTCGGCGTGGCGAAGGCCGCCGATCTGGACTCCTTCCTCGGCGTCTGCGACTACCTCGACCTGGTCCACGACTACCGGGCCACGGGCGATCAGTCCTTCCTCGTTCAGGAGTTCCTCCCCGAGGCCCGCGACTACCGCGCGATGGTGCTGGACGGCCAGTACGTCGGTGCGGTCGAGCGCCGCCTCCCCGACGAGGCTCTCGCCGAGGGCCGGTGGAAGCACAACGTCCACCGCGGTGCCGAGGCGACGGGCGTCGACCTCGACCCCGATCTGCGTCGCCTCACCGAGCTGACCGCCGCGGCGCTCGACGTCGACTTCCTCGGCGTCGACCTGCTGGTCACCGACGACCGCGCGGTGGTCAACGAGACCAACGCGCGCCCGACTATCGACAGCGCGACGAAGTACGCGGACGGGTTCTGGGACGATCTGGCAGCGCTGATCCGCGAGACGGCGGAACGCTGA
- a CDS encoding DUF5683 domain-containing protein: MSEPSASSDREPGPDEVYCRNCGSIISERAEICPECGVRQQPPPQSPIESTVDSALEGGNPVVAAILSALFPGLGQIYNRELMRGIAFIVGALLAMGSTMILVGFLLYPAIWVYSIYDAYTRAERGPDQRRTDDVAAPDRQRPGARDERDTTSGDWDE, from the coding sequence ATGTCAGAGCCATCGGCGTCGTCGGACCGCGAACCCGGTCCCGACGAGGTGTACTGCCGGAACTGCGGGTCGATCATCAGCGAGCGGGCCGAGATCTGCCCGGAGTGCGGCGTCCGCCAGCAGCCGCCGCCGCAGTCGCCGATCGAGTCGACGGTCGACTCGGCGCTGGAGGGCGGTAACCCCGTCGTCGCGGCCATCCTCTCCGCGCTGTTCCCCGGCCTCGGACAGATCTACAACCGGGAACTGATGCGGGGCATCGCGTTCATCGTCGGAGCGCTGCTCGCGATGGGGTCGACCATGATCCTCGTAGGCTTCCTGCTGTACCCGGCGATCTGGGTGTACTCGATCTACGACGCGTACACGCGCGCCGAGCGCGGCCCCGACCAGCGCCGCACGGACGACGTGGCCGCGCCTGACCGGCAGCGGCCCGGTGCGCGCGACGAGCGGGACACGACGAGCGGCGACTGGGACGAGTGA
- a CDS encoding Hsp20/alpha crystallin family protein: MRGDDRDDPFDEFFRELERMMNDVMGANGDVHIERGGSGPEPTSDIHLDVHETDDEVRVVADVPGVDKEDIDLKCDGKVLTLDATATQRQYSERLSLPTSVDEHSASATYNNGILEVTFDRAEDANDIRLD; the protein is encoded by the coding sequence ATGAGAGGTGACGACCGCGACGACCCCTTCGACGAGTTCTTCCGGGAGCTGGAGCGGATGATGAACGACGTGATGGGCGCGAACGGGGACGTCCACATCGAACGCGGCGGGAGTGGGCCGGAGCCGACGAGCGACATCCACCTGGACGTCCACGAGACGGACGACGAGGTTCGGGTCGTCGCCGACGTGCCGGGCGTAGACAAGGAAGACATCGACCTGAAGTGCGACGGCAAGGTACTGACCCTCGACGCGACCGCGACGCAGCGGCAGTACAGCGAGCGACTGTCCCTGCCGACCAGCGTCGACGAACACTCCGCGAGCGCGACGTACAACAACGGCATCCTCGAGGTCACCTTCGACCGCGCCGAGGACGCCAACGACATCCGTCTGGACTAG
- the gap gene encoding type I glyceraldehyde-3-phosphate dehydrogenase — MSSDPVRVGLNGFGRIGRNVFRASLDSDAVEIVGINDVMEDEEFEYLAKYDSVMGRLDGVALEEGTLTVEGTDFEAGVFHETDPTQLPWEELDVDVAFEATGIFRTKEDASQHLDAGADKVVISAPPKGDEPVKQLVYGVNHDEYDGEDVVSNASCTTNSVTPVAKVLHEEFGIESGQLTTVHAYTGTQNLVDGPNSKPRRRRAAAENIIPTSTGAAQAATEVLPELEGKLDGMAMRVPVPDGSITELVVELEEDVTEGDVNAAFEEAAAGELEGVLGVTDDEIVSRDVLGQPYSTLVDLENTNVVGGLTKVLTWYDNEYGFANRMLDVGEYVAEN; from the coding sequence ATGAGCAGCGATCCCGTTCGCGTCGGTCTCAACGGCTTCGGGCGCATCGGCCGGAACGTCTTCCGTGCCTCTCTCGACAGCGACGCCGTCGAGATCGTCGGCATCAACGACGTCATGGAGGACGAGGAGTTCGAGTACCTCGCGAAGTACGACTCGGTCATGGGTCGCCTGGACGGAGTCGCCCTTGAGGAGGGGACCCTCACCGTCGAGGGGACCGACTTCGAGGCCGGTGTCTTCCACGAGACGGACCCGACCCAGCTCCCCTGGGAGGAACTCGACGTCGACGTGGCCTTCGAGGCGACCGGCATCTTCCGGACGAAGGAGGACGCCAGCCAGCACCTCGACGCCGGCGCCGACAAGGTGGTCATCTCCGCGCCGCCGAAAGGCGACGAGCCCGTCAAGCAGCTCGTCTACGGCGTCAACCACGACGAGTACGACGGCGAGGACGTCGTCTCCAACGCCTCCTGTACGACCAACTCCGTCACGCCCGTCGCCAAGGTGCTCCACGAGGAGTTCGGCATCGAGTCCGGACAGCTGACGACCGTCCACGCCTACACGGGCACCCAGAACCTCGTCGACGGCCCCAACAGCAAGCCCCGCCGTCGCCGCGCCGCCGCGGAGAACATCATTCCCACGTCCACGGGCGCCGCCCAGGCCGCCACCGAGGTCCTGCCCGAACTCGAGGGCAAACTCGACGGCATGGCCATGCGCGTCCCCGTCCCCGACGGCTCCATCACGGAACTGGTCGTCGAGCTCGAGGAGGACGTCACCGAAGGCGACGTCAACGCAGCCTTCGAGGAGGCCGCCGCGGGCGAACTGGAGGGCGTGCTGGGCGTCACCGACGACGAGATCGTCTCCCGCGACGTGCTCGGCCAGCCCTACTCGACGCTGGTCGACCTCGAGAACACCAACGTGGTCGGCGGCCTGACGAAGGTCCTGACCTGGTACGACAACGAGTACGGCTTCGCCAACCGGATGCTCGACGTCGGCGAGTACGTCGCCGAGAACTGA
- a CDS encoding phosphoglycerate kinase, giving the protein MVSFQTLDDLEDGQRVLARLDLNSPVEDGEVQDNRRFERHAETVRELADADHRVALMAHQGRPGRDTFVSLEQHADILADHAGVDVGFVADTFGDEALDAIEGLEAGDVLLLENTRMCDEELPEEEPEVKAETDFVQTLAPAFDAYVNDAYSAAHRSHASLVGFPLVMDAYAGRVMETEYEANTTIAEKEFDGRVTMVVGGTKATDVIDVMTALDEKVDDFLLGGIAGELFLRADGYAVGRDVGDMDLFDEQWEANQDKIESMLAEHRDQITLAVDLAYEDDEGDRAEVAVEDIEEKDTGYLDVGSETVMTYSPIIRDSEAVFVKGALGMFEDERFSVGTVGALEAIAETDCFSVVGGGDTSRAIEMYGMSEAEFDHVSIAGGAYIRALTGESLVGVDVLLQD; this is encoded by the coding sequence ATGGTTTCCTTCCAGACGCTCGACGACCTCGAGGACGGACAGCGCGTCCTCGCTCGCCTCGACCTGAACTCCCCGGTCGAGGACGGCGAGGTGCAGGACAACCGGCGCTTCGAGCGCCACGCGGAGACGGTCCGGGAACTGGCAGACGCCGACCACCGCGTCGCCCTGATGGCCCACCAGGGCCGGCCCGGCCGGGACACCTTCGTCTCGCTGGAGCAGCACGCAGACATCCTCGCGGACCACGCCGGGGTCGACGTCGGCTTCGTCGCCGACACCTTCGGCGACGAGGCGCTCGACGCCATCGAGGGCCTGGAGGCGGGCGACGTCCTCCTGCTTGAGAACACCCGGATGTGCGACGAGGAACTGCCCGAGGAAGAGCCCGAGGTGAAGGCCGAGACCGACTTCGTCCAGACGCTGGCGCCGGCGTTCGACGCCTACGTCAACGACGCCTACTCCGCGGCCCACCGCTCGCACGCCTCCCTCGTGGGCTTCCCGCTGGTCATGGACGCCTACGCCGGCCGCGTCATGGAGACGGAGTACGAGGCCAACACCACCATCGCCGAGAAGGAGTTCGACGGGCGAGTGACGATGGTCGTCGGCGGCACCAAGGCCACCGACGTCATCGACGTGATGACCGCGCTGGACGAGAAGGTCGACGACTTCCTGCTGGGCGGCATCGCCGGCGAGCTGTTCCTCCGGGCCGACGGGTACGCGGTCGGTCGCGACGTCGGCGACATGGACCTGTTCGACGAGCAGTGGGAGGCCAACCAGGACAAGATCGAGTCGATGCTCGCCGAGCACCGCGACCAGATCACCCTGGCCGTGGACCTGGCTTACGAGGACGACGAGGGCGACCGCGCAGAGGTCGCCGTCGAGGACATCGAGGAGAAGGACACGGGCTACCTCGACGTCGGCAGCGAGACAGTGATGACATACTCGCCGATCATCCGCGACTCAGAGGCCGTCTTCGTGAAGGGCGCGCTGGGCATGTTCGAGGACGAGCGCTTCTCCGTCGGCACCGTCGGGGCCCTCGAGGCCATCGCCGAGACCGACTGCTTCTCCGTGGTCGGCGGCGGCGACACCTCCCGCGCGATCGAGATGTACGGCATGAGCGAAGCGGAGTTCGACCACGTCTCCATCGCCGGCGGCGCCTACATCCGCGCGCTGACCGGCGAGTCGCTGGTCGGCGTCGACGTGCTCCTGCAGGACTAG
- a CDS encoding metallophosphoesterase encodes MLIGIVSDTHDDLDLVEAAVDRFESADADAVIHCGDFVAPFSAAPFDGGFDFYAVRGNNDGEWSLQPQIDAFGRYLGELGELTFDGQEFAVYHGTSEPIVDALVECGSYDYVLHGHTHEQVHEERDGTVRINPGGIAIPPAPEPAEIGLLDTGSGEIEFERP; translated from the coding sequence ATGCTGATCGGCATCGTCTCGGACACGCACGACGACCTCGACCTCGTCGAGGCGGCCGTCGACCGGTTCGAGTCCGCGGACGCCGACGCGGTGATCCACTGCGGCGACTTCGTGGCGCCGTTCTCGGCGGCCCCCTTCGACGGCGGCTTCGACTTCTACGCGGTGCGGGGCAACAACGACGGCGAGTGGAGCCTCCAGCCGCAGATCGACGCGTTCGGACGGTACCTCGGCGAGCTGGGCGAACTGACCTTCGACGGTCAGGAGTTCGCCGTCTACCACGGCACCAGCGAGCCCATCGTCGACGCCCTCGTCGAGTGCGGCAGCTACGACTACGTGCTACACGGGCACACCCACGAGCAGGTCCACGAGGAGCGCGACGGCACGGTCCGGATCAATCCCGGGGGCATCGCCATCCCGCCTGCGCCCGAGCCGGCGGAGATCGGCCTTCTGGACACAGGATCCGGTGAAATCGAGTTCGAGCGGCCATAG